One genomic segment of Candidatus Methylomirabilota bacterium includes these proteins:
- a CDS encoding MerR family transcriptional regulator yields the protein MTQTIPDKLYYRIGEVESITEVPAYVLRYWESEFKLLRPKKNPAGQRLYRRRDLDLVLRIKHLLYTERLTLEGAKKRLLAEARGTHQMDLGLKGMTMEDTLRRTRDRLRALRDRLAPERK from the coding sequence GTGACACAGACGATCCCAGACAAGCTCTACTATCGGATCGGCGAGGTGGAGTCGATCACGGAGGTCCCGGCCTATGTGTTGCGGTACTGGGAGTCGGAGTTCAAGCTGCTGCGTCCGAAGAAAAACCCGGCGGGGCAGCGGCTGTACCGCAGGCGCGATCTCGACCTGGTGCTTCGAATCAAGCACCTGCTCTACACCGAACGCCTGACCCTCGAGGGCGCCAAGAAGCGGCTCCTCGCGGAAGCGCGAGGCACGCATCAGATGGATCTCGGCCTCAAGGGCATGACCATGGAAGACACGCTCCGCCGCACCCGGGACCGCCTCCGCGCGCTCCGGGACCGGCTCGCACCCGAGCGAAAGTGA
- a CDS encoding LysM peptidoglycan-binding domain-containing M23 family metallopeptidase — translation MTPCRRGARRAIGLGLLIPGLLLVPHGAQAADAPAKPATKQPDPKTAKIGAPASAATDPCVYIVRSGDSVSKIAARQRVPRQRIIDANQLTKPEALRVGRRLIIPGCDPTRARAEAVATKPLLQADGSVVALVGPRRIPTRLYLNVPELGDQGVEFTWPLLGPVISAMGARKRVWHAGIDIQADLGTPVYAAAPGDVYFSGSAPGYGRVVKIEHSNGFMSIYAHNLENLVNAGDRVEAGAVIATVGKNKGAVTTHLHFEIRRDGMAYNPLVLLPRRGVAVAHSDEEMTQAAPSEDDEDE, via the coding sequence GTGACCCCGTGCCGTCGGGGCGCCCGCCGCGCGATCGGTCTGGGGCTATTGATTCCCGGCTTGCTCCTCGTCCCGCATGGGGCGCAGGCCGCCGACGCCCCCGCGAAGCCGGCCACCAAGCAGCCCGATCCCAAGACCGCCAAGATCGGCGCGCCCGCGTCGGCGGCGACCGATCCGTGTGTCTACATCGTCCGCAGCGGCGACTCGGTGAGCAAGATCGCCGCGCGTCAGCGGGTGCCGCGCCAGCGCATCATCGACGCCAATCAGCTCACGAAGCCCGAGGCCTTGCGCGTGGGCCGGCGCCTGATCATCCCCGGCTGCGACCCGACCCGGGCCCGCGCCGAGGCGGTGGCCACTAAGCCCCTGCTGCAGGCGGACGGCTCGGTGGTGGCGCTCGTGGGCCCGCGCCGCATTCCTACCCGGCTCTATCTCAATGTCCCCGAGCTCGGCGATCAAGGGGTGGAGTTCACCTGGCCGCTCCTGGGGCCCGTGATCTCGGCCATGGGCGCGCGGAAGCGGGTGTGGCACGCCGGTATCGACATCCAGGCCGATCTCGGGACCCCCGTCTATGCGGCGGCGCCCGGCGACGTATACTTCAGTGGGTCCGCCCCGGGGTATGGGCGGGTAGTCAAGATCGAGCATTCGAACGGATTCATGAGCATTTATGCTCACAACCTCGAGAATCTTGTGAATGCAGGGGACCGCGTGGAGGCCGGGGCCGTGATCGCCACCGTGGGCAAGAACAAGGGCGCCGTCACCACCCACCTCCATTTCGAGATCCGGCGCGACGGAATGGCCTATAACCCGCTCGTCCTGCTCCCGCGGCGCGGCGTCGCCGTGGCGCACTCCGACGAGGAGATGACGCAGGCGGCGCCTTCCGAGGACGATGAAGACGAGTGA
- a CDS encoding sigma-70 family RNA polymerase sigma factor, with protein sequence MKTSEAEEPEERLADVESSLEGLLAASDEALAGPKAPPETAEKQRALLGLYLDEIRRIKLLDAAEEHALAVRVRAGDADAERRLTEANLRLVISLARRYVNRGLSLLDLIEEGNVGLLQAVRKFDPNRGTRFSTYATWWIRQAIVRALANQARLVRLPVHVEMLLGQYVRAQRDLTQELKRPPSTAEVAARLGRPIEQVEDLEHLRQQRTLSLDAPLGPDGGGTLQDVIPDPEGPPGQGLAAALRGRGDLAGVLHDLSDQERSVITHRFGLGGEEPKTLEAIGKQMGVTRERVRQIEAAALKRLGALLAARGVDPSDLF encoded by the coding sequence ATGAAGACGAGTGAGGCCGAGGAACCCGAGGAGCGCCTGGCCGACGTCGAGTCCTCGCTGGAAGGCCTGCTCGCGGCGAGCGACGAAGCGCTCGCCGGACCCAAGGCGCCTCCCGAGACGGCAGAAAAGCAGCGCGCGCTGCTCGGCCTCTACCTCGATGAGATCCGGCGCATCAAGCTATTGGACGCCGCCGAGGAGCATGCCCTCGCCGTCCGTGTGCGGGCGGGGGACGCGGACGCTGAGCGCCGGCTCACCGAGGCCAATCTCCGCCTCGTGATCAGCCTGGCGCGGCGCTACGTCAACCGTGGGTTGTCTCTCCTCGATCTCATCGAGGAGGGCAACGTGGGACTGCTGCAGGCTGTCCGCAAGTTCGACCCGAACCGCGGGACGCGCTTCTCGACCTACGCCACGTGGTGGATTCGCCAGGCCATCGTGCGCGCGCTGGCCAATCAGGCCCGGCTCGTGCGCCTGCCCGTGCACGTGGAGATGCTGCTGGGCCAGTACGTGAGGGCCCAGCGCGACCTCACCCAGGAACTCAAGCGGCCGCCTAGCACGGCGGAAGTGGCGGCGCGGCTCGGCCGCCCCATCGAGCAGGTGGAAGACCTCGAGCATCTCCGTCAGCAGCGCACGCTCTCGCTGGACGCGCCCCTCGGCCCTGATGGGGGCGGCACCTTGCAGGACGTCATCCCGGATCCGGAGGGGCCGCCAGGGCAGGGGCTCGCCGCCGCCCTGCGCGGCCGCGGAGATCTGGCCGGGGTCCTCCACGACCTCTCGGACCAGGAGCGCAGCGTCATCACCCACCGCTTCGGGCTGGGCGGCGAGGAGCCGAAGACACTGGAAGCCATCGGCAAGCAGATGGGCGTGACCCGTGAGCGCGTGCGGCAGATCGAAGCCGCGGCGCTCAAGCGCCTCGGCGCGCTACTCGCCGCCCGCGGCGTCGATCCCTCGGACCTTTTCTAA
- a CDS encoding SPOR domain-containing protein: MSPDRDDEYLEDDAEDRRGKPVVLAAGWLRALLVLSALAVVLVITVPYILQWLSGPTPPSSRPALTEPARTEPAKVETSVAPPAPAPAPPVAAVTPEAPAKTEVPAAKPELPSKPEPAVKSEPASKAEPAPMPSAKPQPKAAAGTAKSTLTPTTAGGDYWVQVGLFANGDNAERLAKELRDERFSVEVAPTTKGAASGPAPAKQHEVVVSGATVETVAAALKGGGTAEAAGDVVVVRPAMDLKDAVALSRRLAGEGLEVRIRRVAGAPTGDGTTVYLVRVGGYPTREAAAAGRRELAAKGVGGFVTQGPAK; encoded by the coding sequence GTGAGCCCGGACCGGGACGACGAGTACCTGGAGGACGACGCGGAAGACCGCAGGGGGAAACCGGTGGTGCTCGCGGCGGGCTGGCTGCGCGCACTCCTGGTGCTGAGCGCGCTGGCCGTCGTGCTCGTCATCACGGTGCCCTACATCCTCCAATGGCTCTCCGGCCCCACGCCGCCCAGCTCTCGGCCCGCACTGACCGAGCCCGCCCGGACCGAGCCCGCCAAGGTCGAGACCTCGGTGGCGCCACCGGCGCCCGCCCCCGCCCCGCCGGTTGCCGCCGTGACGCCGGAGGCGCCCGCGAAGACCGAAGTGCCCGCGGCGAAGCCGGAGCTGCCGAGCAAACCCGAGCCCGCGGTCAAGAGCGAGCCGGCGAGTAAAGCCGAGCCGGCACCCATGCCGAGCGCCAAGCCGCAACCGAAGGCCGCGGCGGGGACCGCCAAGTCGACGCTGACCCCGACAACGGCTGGCGGCGACTACTGGGTGCAGGTAGGGCTCTTCGCCAATGGCGACAACGCCGAGCGCCTGGCCAAGGAGCTGCGCGACGAGCGCTTCTCGGTGGAAGTCGCGCCGACGACGAAGGGCGCCGCGAGCGGGCCCGCGCCCGCGAAGCAGCATGAGGTGGTGGTGAGCGGCGCCACGGTGGAGACGGTGGCCGCCGCGCTCAAGGGGGGTGGCACCGCGGAGGCCGCTGGTGACGTCGTGGTGGTGCGGCCCGCCATGGATCTCAAGGACGCGGTGGCCCTGTCGCGTCGGCTCGCCGGCGAGGGGCTCGAGGTGCGCATCCGCCGGGTCGCCGGGGCGCCCACCGGTGACGGCACGACAGTCTACCTCGTGCGCGTGGGCGGCTACCCGACGCGCGAGGCGGCCGCTGCGGGCAGGCGCGAGCTGGCCGCCAAGGGCGTGGGCGGCTTCGTCACGCAGGGGCCGGCGAAGTGA
- a CDS encoding acylphosphatase codes for MSSHLRTAAEILVDGRVQGVGYRNYVERKASQLGLAGYVMNLKDGRVRVRVEGNRGLIEELAHELEKGPPLSRVEHVAVTWRPVTGRFQSFGIRYAEFDP; via the coding sequence GTGAGCAGCCACCTCCGGACCGCCGCCGAGATCCTGGTGGACGGTCGCGTCCAGGGCGTCGGCTACCGTAACTACGTCGAGCGCAAGGCCTCCCAGCTCGGCCTCGCCGGCTATGTCATGAATCTCAAGGACGGCCGCGTGCGTGTCCGGGTCGAAGGCAACCGTGGGCTCATCGAGGAGCTGGCGCACGAGCTCGAGAAGGGGCCGCCGCTCTCGCGCGTGGAGCACGTCGCCGTCACCTGGCGGCCCGTCACCGGGCGCTTCCAGAGCTTCGGCATCCGCTACGCGGAGTTCGACCCGTGA
- the cutA gene encoding divalent-cation tolerance protein CutA: MSGARVVLVTAPSPDVGTALGRALVDERLAACVNVIPGLTSIYRWQGQREEASECLLVIKTDETRYAELERRVLELHPYTIPEVLALPVERGAPAYVEWLRESVAIERR, encoded by the coding sequence GTGAGCGGCGCGCGCGTCGTACTCGTCACCGCGCCCTCGCCGGACGTCGGCACCGCCCTGGGTCGCGCCCTCGTGGACGAGCGCCTCGCCGCCTGCGTCAACGTCATCCCGGGCCTCACGTCCATCTATCGCTGGCAGGGGCAGCGGGAAGAGGCCTCGGAGTGCCTGCTCGTGATCAAGACCGACGAGACCCGCTATGCCGAGCTGGAGCGACGGGTGCTCGAGCTGCATCCCTACACGATTCCGGAGGTGCTCGCGCTGCCGGTCGAGCGGGGCGCGCCCGCCTATGTGGAATGGCTGAGAGAGTCGGTGGCGATCGAGAGGAGGTGA
- a CDS encoding integration host factor subunit alpha, which produces MTTLTKNDLINAVAAHGLSKRQSASVVESLFDIIFNCFERGEDVKIVGFGHFRIRRKASRRGRNPQTGDSIEITARKVLTFKPSKGLKLRLNQ; this is translated from the coding sequence GTGACGACGCTGACCAAGAACGATCTGATCAATGCGGTGGCCGCGCACGGGCTGTCGAAACGTCAATCGGCCTCGGTGGTCGAGTCGCTGTTCGACATCATCTTCAACTGCTTCGAGCGCGGTGAGGACGTCAAGATCGTCGGCTTCGGGCATTTCCGGATCCGCCGGAAGGCCTCCCGCCGCGGACGCAACCCGCAGACGGGCGACAGCATCGAGATCACCGCGCGCAAGGTGCTCACGTTCAAGCCGAGCAAGGGGCTCAAGCTGCGGCTCAACCAGTAG
- the surE gene encoding 5'/3'-nucleotidase SurE encodes MAGVILVTNDDGIHAPGLAALAAALEPLGEVYVVAPDREQSAVGHALTLHRPLRVEQLGERRYAVNGTPSDCVNLGVLGLLPERPVLVASGVNHGSNLGDDVTYSGTVSAAMEGRLLGVPAMAVSQAEPEKGRFDAAGEVARAVATRLLVEGLPRQTLLNVNVPPGKPAGIRLTRLGHRVYSAKAIREVDPRGRPYYWIGMGAPEWAEDEGTDIAAVQAGWAAVTPLHLDLTHHGALRSMGSWESSLNALLRRKKK; translated from the coding sequence ATGGCGGGCGTGATCCTCGTCACCAATGACGATGGAATACACGCTCCGGGGCTCGCCGCCCTCGCGGCGGCGCTGGAGCCCCTCGGCGAAGTGTACGTGGTCGCGCCCGATCGCGAGCAGAGCGCGGTGGGGCACGCGCTCACGCTCCATCGGCCGCTCCGGGTGGAGCAGCTCGGCGAGCGGCGCTACGCGGTGAATGGCACGCCCTCCGACTGCGTGAACCTCGGGGTGCTCGGACTCCTGCCCGAGCGGCCCGTGCTCGTGGCGTCGGGCGTCAATCACGGCTCGAACCTCGGCGACGACGTCACGTACTCGGGGACGGTGTCGGCGGCGATGGAGGGAAGGCTGCTCGGGGTGCCCGCGATGGCGGTGTCACAGGCGGAGCCGGAGAAGGGACGGTTCGACGCGGCGGGCGAGGTGGCCCGCGCGGTGGCGACGCGACTCCTCGTGGAGGGACTGCCGCGCCAGACGCTGCTCAACGTGAACGTCCCGCCGGGCAAGCCCGCGGGCATTCGCCTCACGCGGCTCGGTCATCGCGTCTATAGCGCGAAGGCCATCCGCGAGGTGGATCCGCGCGGCCGGCCGTACTACTGGATCGGCATGGGCGCGCCCGAGTGGGCGGAGGACGAGGGCACGGACATCGCGGCGGTGCAGGCGGGATGGGCGGCGGTGACGCCGCTGCATCTGGACCTCACGCATCACGGCGCCTTGCGGAGCATGGGAAGCTGGGAGTCGAGCCTGAACGCGCTGCTGCGGAGGAAGAAGAAGTGA
- the der gene encoding ribosome biogenesis GTPase Der: protein MIRPIIAVVGRPNVGKSTLFNRLVGRRSSIVRDVPGVTRDRLYGTMAFERWQATVVDTGGFEPGSTDDLVAAMRAQIMQAIEEADLVVFTVDAREGLTPVDEDIARILRRSGRPIVVAANKVDGDAQDAMLGEVHRLGFPDVLPVSAEHGRGVAELLEAIRAAAPPPVAEARSEGPRVAIVGRPNVGKSSLVNAVLGQPRVLVHSAPGTTRDSVDTPLTFRGRPYVLVDTAGIRRKGKVSEALEKLSVVMALKSLERCQVAILLLDASEGVTAQDAHIAGYAHDAGRAVVVAVNKWDLVPPNMVTRADVTGQIHDRLPFLDYAPICFTSAVKASGLGDLFDTVDRVAAEAQRRVQPGELLTLFRAALERRPMSWGGAPLRIQSAQQVSVSPPTFALRVNLPDKIHFSYERYLVNSLRHAHPFAGSPIRLLFRRSVGRRGAGPRAGRVRR, encoded by the coding sequence ATGATCCGTCCCATCATCGCCGTCGTGGGTCGGCCCAACGTGGGCAAGTCCACCCTCTTCAACCGGTTGGTCGGGCGCCGGTCGTCGATCGTGCGCGACGTGCCGGGCGTCACGCGTGACCGGCTCTACGGCACGATGGCGTTCGAGCGCTGGCAGGCGACGGTGGTGGACACGGGCGGCTTCGAGCCCGGCTCCACCGACGATCTCGTCGCGGCCATGCGCGCCCAGATCATGCAGGCGATCGAGGAAGCAGACCTCGTCGTGTTCACGGTGGACGCGCGCGAGGGCCTCACGCCGGTGGACGAGGACATCGCACGCATTCTCCGACGCAGCGGGCGGCCCATCGTGGTGGCGGCGAACAAGGTCGACGGCGACGCCCAGGACGCCATGCTCGGGGAGGTGCACCGGCTCGGCTTCCCGGACGTGCTGCCAGTCTCGGCCGAGCACGGGCGCGGCGTGGCCGAGCTGCTCGAGGCGATCCGCGCCGCCGCGCCGCCGCCGGTGGCGGAGGCGCGGTCGGAGGGGCCGCGCGTGGCCATCGTCGGCCGGCCCAACGTGGGCAAGTCCTCGCTGGTCAACGCGGTGCTCGGGCAGCCCCGCGTGCTCGTGCACTCGGCGCCCGGCACCACCCGCGACAGCGTGGACACGCCGCTCACGTTCCGTGGCCGTCCCTATGTCCTCGTCGACACGGCGGGCATCCGTCGCAAGGGCAAGGTGTCCGAGGCGCTCGAGAAGCTCTCGGTGGTGATGGCTCTCAAGAGCCTCGAGCGCTGTCAGGTGGCCATTCTCCTGCTCGACGCCTCCGAGGGCGTGACCGCGCAGGACGCGCACATCGCGGGCTACGCGCACGACGCGGGACGCGCCGTCGTCGTGGCGGTGAACAAGTGGGACCTCGTCCCGCCGAACATGGTCACGCGCGCCGACGTCACGGGACAGATTCACGACCGGCTGCCGTTCCTGGACTATGCGCCGATCTGCTTCACCTCCGCCGTCAAGGCCAGCGGGCTCGGCGATCTCTTCGATACCGTGGACCGCGTCGCGGCGGAGGCGCAGCGCCGCGTGCAGCCGGGCGAGCTGCTCACGCTGTTTCGCGCCGCGCTCGAGCGGCGGCCCATGTCGTGGGGCGGCGCGCCCCTGCGCATCCAGTCCGCGCAGCAGGTCTCAGTATCGCCGCCCACGTTCGCGCTGCGCGTGAACCTGCCCGACAAGATCCACTTCTCGTACGAGCGCTATCTCGTGAACTCACTCCGCCACGCGCACCCCTTCGCGGGCTCGCCGATCCGGCTCCTGTTCCGGCGGAGCGTGGGCCGGCGGGGCGCCGGCCCACGGGCGGGGCGAGTCCGCCGCTAA
- a CDS encoding protein-L-isoaspartate(D-aspartate) O-methyltransferase: protein MVAEQVAGRGVVDPRVLDAMRQIPRHRFVEEALRERAYGDYPLPIGEGQTISQPFMVGRMTELLRLTGREKVLEIGTGSGYQAAVLSRCAARVCTVERLPRIAARARQLLEELGYANVWVRTANGTFGWPDEAPFDRILVAAGGPSVPPPLFEQLIEGGLMIMPVGGADGQKLQLIEKVRGEMRITEDSGCVFVPLIGKHAWQG, encoded by the coding sequence ATGGTCGCGGAGCAGGTGGCCGGACGCGGCGTGGTGGATCCGCGCGTGTTGGACGCCATGCGGCAGATCCCGCGGCACCGCTTCGTCGAGGAGGCGCTGCGGGAGCGCGCGTACGGCGACTACCCGCTCCCGATCGGGGAAGGGCAGACGATCTCGCAGCCCTTCATGGTCGGCCGGATGACGGAGCTGCTGCGCCTCACCGGCCGCGAGAAGGTGCTCGAGATCGGGACGGGCTCCGGCTATCAGGCGGCGGTGCTCTCGCGGTGTGCGGCGCGCGTGTGCACGGTGGAGCGACTCCCGCGCATCGCCGCGCGGGCGCGCCAGCTCCTCGAGGAGCTGGGCTACGCCAATGTGTGGGTGCGGACGGCCAACGGCACGTTCGGCTGGCCCGACGAGGCGCCGTTCGATAGGATACTGGTGGCGGCGGGGGGGCCCTCCGTGCCGCCGCCGCTGTTCGAGCAGCTGATCGAGGGCGGGCTGATGATCATGCCGGTGGGCGGAGCCGACGGCCAGAAGCTCCAGCTCATCGAGAAGGTACGCGGCGAGATGCGCATCACCGAGGACTCGGGATGCGTCTTCGTGCCGCTGATCGGAAAGCACGCGTGGCAAGGATGA